From the genome of Terriglobia bacterium:
CAGTTCGCGATAATTGCGCTGCGAATTGCTGATCGCTTCCAGCAGCCGGTGCAATTGCTCCTCGCTGGGAGGCGCCTTTTCACGCTCCTGGAGGCCGCGCACTACGCCCTGCAGTTCCGCGATTTCCCGGCGCTTCCTTGTCAAGTACACTGCGAACAGCACCCCCAGAACGAGCATGCCGAGCGGAAGCGCCTCCAGGTGGTTCGGAATCGACGCCAGGTTCTGCCACGACGTCGCTGCCAGCCCGGCCGTGAGCAGCACGAGGAACAGCACCGCGGCGCGCCAGAGGCGGTTTTCTTCGTGCTGCAGACGCTGCAGCTTTTCCGCGTGCTCCTCGCCGGCTTGCGGGTTTTCTTCCATGCTGGTTTCTGGTGGTTCTTCCGAATGGTATGTTGTTGCGTGTACGCCCGCAATAGGGGAACCACCAGATGTATCTGTCGACGCAAGCAGCAGCGCGTCCCAAGTCCGCATTTGGGCATGAAATCGGCCATACAAAGTCGGCTTCGCAGCGGGATATCACCGCTATTGCGGGCCGCCTTTGCTATACTCCGGCCTTGCTGTTGAGGTTTGGGCGGACTTCGCCCGGCCCATGCTCTACAAGACCCTCAGCGCCGCCGTCTACGGCATTGACGCCAGCATCATCGAGGTCGAGGTTGACGTCTCCGGCATCCGGTGTGACAAAGATAATTTCATGACTGTCGGGTTGCCCGACGCCGCCGTCCGCGAGAGCCGCGAGCGCGTCCGCTCCGCCCTGCGCAACTGCGGGTACGACATCCCCCCCACCCACATCACCGTCAACCTGGCGCCCGCCGACATAAAGAAGGAGGGCTCCGGCTATGACCTCCCCATGGCCCTCGGAATCCTGGGCGCTTACGGCGGGATTTCTCGGAAAGAAGTGCCGGATTACGTTTTCGTCGGCGAACTCTCGCTCGACGGCGGCGTGCGCGGCGTGCGCGGCGCCCTGCCCATCGCGGTCGCCGCCCGCGCCGGCAAGATTCCCAATCTCATCGTTCCCGTCATCAACGCGCGCGAAGCCGCCGTGGTCAGCGGGGTTAACGTCTTTCCGGTCGGCTCGCTGATGGATGTTGTCCAACTGCTGAACGGAGGCAACGGCATCGCGCCCATCAAGGTGGACGCCGACGCGCTCCTCAGTGAAGCCCAGCAGTTCACCGTGGACTTCAAGGACGTCCGCGGCCAGCACACCGCCAAACGCGCGCTCGAGGTCGCCTGCGCCGGCGGCCACAACATCCTCATGATCGGCCCGCCCGGCTCGGGCAAGACCATGCTGGCCAAGCGCATGCCCACCATCTTGCCGCCGCTGACCTTTGAGGAAGCGCTGGAAACCACCAAGATCCACAGCGTTGCCGGTGTGCTGGACGCCAACGCCGGGCTGGTCGGCACTCGTCCCTTCCGCGCGCCGCACCACACGATCTCCGACGCCGGGCTGATCGGAGGCGGGGTCGTGCCGCGGCCGGGCGAAGTTTCGCTGGCCCACCACGGCGTTCTCTTCCTCGACGAGCTGCCGGAGTTCCCGCGCAACGTTCTGGAGGTCATGCGCCAGCCCCTGGAAGACGGCACGGTTTGCATCGCGCGCGCCTCCATGTCGCTCACTTTTCCGGCGCGTTTCATGCTCGCCGCCGCCATGAACCCCTGCCCCTGCGGCTATTTCAACGACCGCACCCGCGAATGCCACTGTACTCAGCCCATGATCCAGCGCTACGTGGCCAAGATCAGCGGGCCGCTGCTCGACCGCATTGACATCCACATGGACGTTCCCGCGGTCAACTACAAGGAACTCCGCGGCGGCGCCAGCCCTGAAACCTCCGCCCACATCCGCGAGCGGGTGGTGCATGCTCGCGACATCCAGCTACAGCGCTTTGCCGCCGCCCGCCCCCGCATCTTCTGCAATGCGCAGATGCAGACCAGCCAGATCCGCACTCATTGCGAGCTTTCTCCCGACTGCGAGCGCCTCCTGGAGCGCGCCATCAATCAACAGGGATTAAGCGCCCGCGCCCACGATCGCATCCTCAAGGTCGCCCGCACCATCGCCGACTTGGAAGGCGCCCCCCAACTCGACGCCAAGCACATCGCCGAAGCCATCCAATACCGCACTCTCGACCGCACCTTTTGGGCCTGAGGACTTAAATTTGAGGAGATAAGAATGGGGTACCGAGTTTGGTGTCCAAAATGTTCGAAACGCTACCACTCTAGCGACATCGCGAATCTCAAGACGCCAATGGCCAACCGCCAAGAGCCAGGAGCTAAGAGCTAAAAGCTGGTGCATAATGTGACGACGTCACACGCTTCTGAGACGCAGGTCACAGTCCTCTAGTACATTGTCTCTGTACCCTGTCGAGGATGTAATTGATGGCAGGAGGCAGCACAGAATGAAAACCGTTTTCGTCGTTGGCGCTGGTCCCGCCGGCATGTTTGCCGCCCAGAAGATCGCTCTTGCCGGCCACCAGGTGGTCATCTTCAACCGCGATATCAAGCACGGCGGCCTGGCCGAGTACGGAATCTACGTTGTCAAGGATAAGATGAAGAGCGGCCTCCGCAAGCAGTTCGCCAAGGTGCTGTCCCTCCCCAACGTCCACTATTTCGGCCACGTGCCGGTGGGCACCAAGCAGGCTCTCACCGTGGATGACCTGCGCGCCTTCCATCCCGACGCCATCGTCTTCTCCGTCGGCGCCCAGGGCACCAAGAAGCTCGGCCTGCCCGGCGAGGACGCCAAGGGCGTCTATTCCGCCAAGGATTTTGTTTACTTCTACAACTCGCTGCCGCCCTTTGCCAGCCGGGATTTTTCCACCGGCAAGAAGGTGGCGATCGTCGGCATGGGTAACGTCATGGTGGACATCGCCCGCTGGGTACTGTTCGATGATCCCAATCGCCGGACCGAGGAACTCACCATCGTCGCCCGCCGCGGCCCCTTCGAGGCCAAGTTTGACGAAAAGGAAATCAAGTACGTTGAGCACAACCTCGACCGCAACGAGCTCAACGCCGAAATGCAGCGCGTTGCCGAGCGCGTTGCCGCCGTCGGTCAGGACATCACCAAGGCCGGCGACGTCTTCTCCATCCTGAAGAAGACTGACGTGCCGCAGACCAAGCCGGTGATGAAGTTCCGTTTCTTGTGCTCGCCGAAGGAAATCGTGAAGGGCCCCGACGGCCGCATCTGCAAGCTGATCGTCACCGAAAACCTGCTGGTCAAGAAGGGCGAAGGTACCGCCGCCAAAGCTACCGACCAGACTGCCGAGCTCGATATCGACACCATGATCTTCGCCATCGGCGACGTGCACGATCCCAACCTCGGCCTGCCCATGGGACCGGAGGGCTACAGCACCAAGCCCGTCCAGGGCGACCAGCGTTCCCTCTACCAGGTGGTCGATCCGCAGACCGGAGCCGAGATGGAAGCGCACTTCGTGGTGGGCTGGGCACGCCGCGCCAGTGACGGCCTGGTGGGCATCGCGCGCCATGACGCCGAAGTCGGCGCCACCCACGTGCTGAACTATCTCGCCTCCAAGCCCGACAAGGGTGCCGCCGCGATCGAGACCATCGAGAGCGACCTGCGCGCCCGCGGCATCCTGGCGGTTAACAAGACCGAACTGGCCCTGCTGGTTAAGGCGGAAGAAAAGGAAGCGCTGGAGCGCGGCCTCGCCCACTTCAAATACTCCGACGACACCAGCATGCTGCGCGCCATCACCCGGGAGAAGAAAACCAACAACACTCCCGCCCTGGCTGGCGCCGACTGAGTCGGTTCCTGCATTTCAGGAGTGAATAGCAAAGGGCACGGTTTTACGCCGTGCCCTGCCCAAATCCCGATCGGCGCCGTCCTTCCCATATCCCCGTCGGTTAACGCTAAACTGGTGCCTTTCCCGGTATCCGGCGCGCGCATAAATATGCATTTCGCCCAACAATAATGCCCGTTTCGGAACTCCACCACCCCTCGTTGTGACAATCCTCACTTCCTTCCTCTTCCCGCGGGCGGACACTAAAGGGTTGTGCAGGAGGACCCATGAAACGCGTCGTCATCCTCGGCGCAGCCGGCCGCGACTTTCACGATTTCAACACATTGTTCCGCAATAATGCCGATTATCAGGTGGTTGCCTTTACCGCCACCCAGATCCCCGACATCGCCGGACGCCGGTATCCGGCCGAACTTGCCGGGCCGCTTTATCCCGACGGCATTCCCATCGTTGAGGAGAAGGAAGTCGAAGCCCTGGTCGCCGACCACGCCATCGATGTCGTCGTCTTCTCTTACAGCGACATCGCGCATACCACGCTCATGCACCTCGCCTCGCGCGTGCTTGCTGCCGGCGCGGACTTTTGGCTCCCGGGCGGCCGCCATACCGAACTGCAGGCGAACGTGCCCGTCATTTCCATCTGCGCCGTGCGCACCGGCTGCGGCAAAAGCCCGGTGGCGCGGCGCGTGCTCGGCGATTTGCGCAAGCTCGGCTGGAACCCGGTGGTCGTGCGCCATCCCATGCCCTACGGCGACCTGGTGCGCCAGGCGGTGCAGCGCTTCGCCACGCTCGACGACCTCCAGCGCCATCAGTGCACCATCGAGGAGTGCGAGGAGTATGAGCCTCACATCGTAAACGGCACGGTCGTGTATGCCGGCGTGGATTACGAAGCCATCCTCCGCCGCGCCGAGAAGGAAGCCGACCTCGTCCTCTGGGACGGCGGCAACAATGACACCCCGTTCTTCCGCTCCGACCTGGAAATCGTCGTCACCGACCCGCATCGTGCCGGGCACGAGATGAGCTACTTTCCCGGTGAGGTGAACCTCCGCCGCGCCGACGTCATCATCATCAATAAGGTCAACACCGCCGTGCCCCAGAACGTGGACATCGTGCGTCAGAACATCGCCCTGGCCAACCCGAGGGCCACGGTGATCGAGACCGCCTGCCGCGTCTCGGTGGAGAACCACCCCGACGTCATCAAGGGCAAGCACGTGCTCGTCGTCGAAGACGGTCCCACGCTCACCCATGGCGAGATGCCCTACGGCGCCGGCGTGGTCGCCTCCGGCCAGTACTGGGCGGCGCAGCGGGTCGATCCGCGCCCGTACGCTGTCGGCTCCATCCGCCAGACCTTTGAAAAATTTCCGCACCTGCGCGACCTCCTGCCGGCCATGGGCTACAGCGAAACCCAGCGCCACGAGCTGGAGGAAACCATCAACCGCACGCCCTGCGACCTGGTGTTGCTGGCGACGCCCGTGGACCTGCGCCGCATCCTGCACCTCAACAAGCCTTGTGTGCGCGTTGGATACGAAGTTGAGGAGCTCACCAAGCCCAATCTGCCGGACCTGCTCGCCGACTTCACTACCCAACACCAGGTGAAGCGCGAGGTCGCGCATGCGGATTGAGTAGCGGCGGTTTGACGGCTTGCTGATGGATCACACGTGTGGCACAGGGCCTGCCCTGAGCGAATTCGAGGGGTGTCCCCGCCACTGCTGCACATCGCAGATCGAAGCTCCCGTGCCGTAAGGCACGAATGAAAGTAGCCGGCACTTCAGTGCCGGGTAGCGATGCGATTTACCCGAGTCCCGTAGGGACGGTTGAGCCCGATGCGAGCCTCGCAGTAATTTCGCCGGCCGACCGCTGATAGCTGATAGCTCTCACCGATAGACCGAAAGACCGAAAGACCGAGAGACGACCATGAATGCCATCACCACCGATTTCCTCTCCCTCCGCGACTTCTCGCCGCGCCAGATCCGCGAACTGCTCGACCTCGCCGCCGACATCAAGGCGAGTCCGAAGGCCTACGCCGATTCGCTCAAGGGCAAGACCCTCGCCATGATCTTCGAAAAGCCCTCACTGCGTACCCGCGTCACCTTCGACGTCGGCATCCAGCAGCTCGGCGGCTTTTCGCTGTATCTCTCGCCCGCGGAGATCAACCTTGGCAAACGCGAGTCGGTCTACGACGTTGCCAAGAATCTGGAGCGTATGGTGCAGGGCATCATGATCCGCACCTTCGCGCATGAGATTGTCAAGCGCATGGCCGAATACGCCGCCATCCCCATCATCAACGGCCTCACCGACTTCAGCCATCCCTGCCAGGCCATGGCCGACTTCCTCACCATGCGCGAGGTGAAGGGAAGAGTGGCCGGCCTGAAGGTCGCCTTCATCGGGGACGGCAACAACGTCGCGCATTCGCTCATGTTTGCCGGCGCACAACTGGGCGCACGCGTCTGGGTGGCCACCCCCCTTGGCTACGAACCCAGCGGCGAAGCCGTCACGTGGGCCCGCGAACGCGGCCAGCAAACCGGCGCCACGATTACCCTGACCAACGATCCGCTCGAAGCCGCCACCGACGCCGACGTCATTTATACCGACGTCTGGGCCAGCATGGGCCAGGAAGCCGAAACGGAGCAGCGCAAGCGCATCTTCCTCCCCTACCAGGTCAACACGGAACTGTTCGCCCATGCCAAGCACGACGCCACCTTCCTGCACTGTCTGCCCGCGCATCGCGGCGACGAGGTCACCGACGCGGTCATTGACTCGCCCAACTCCGTCGTCTTCCAGGAGGCCGAAAACCGCCTCCACATCCAGAAGGCCATCATGTTTGACCTCATGCAGGGCGAAGTGGTCTCTCGGCCGGGCCGAGCGGAACCGGAGGAAGTGTTGCACGCGTGAAGGTAGTCCGTAGTCGGTAGTCGGTAGTCCGGAAAGACCTTCCGGAGGTGAGCATGAAGGGTCATCGCGACTTGGTTGCGTGGCAGCAAGGAATGGAATTCGTGATCGAGATATATCGGATCACGCGGGGGTTCCCCAAGGAAGAGCTGTACGGACTTACCTCACAACTTCGGCGTGCGGCAGTATCCGCACCGAGCAACCTCGCCGAAGGGTACGGACGGAAGTCCCGGAAGGATTTTCAAAGGTTTATTGGCATGGCTCTTGGCTCGTTACTAGAAGTCGAGACTCAGCTCGATATCGCCAACAGACTCGGTTATGTGTCCGATGAAGTGCTTTCGGACGTTTTTCGTAAGAGCCGCCGTGTCGCCCAATTGCTCCATGGCTTGAGGGCCTGGTGTGAAGCGCCGGTTGGCGCCGCGGCAGCGTCGATTTGATCATATTTTGAAGCCCGTCGCCGGACTACGGACTACCGACTACGGGCTACCAAAGGAAAAAGGACTTATGCCAACAACAGAGCTGACCAAATCACAGGAACTCATCGAAATCGAAGAGCGCTACGGCGCGCACAACTACAAGCCACTCGATGTCGTCATCGAGCGTGGCGAAGGCGTGTGGGTGTATGACGTAGAAGGGAAAAAGTACCTCGACTGTCTCGCCTCGTATTCCGCGGTGAACCAGGGCCACTGTCATCCCCGCATTCTCGAGACGCTCATCGACCAGGCGCACAAAGTCACTCTCACCTCGCGCGCCTTTCGCAACGACCAGCTCCCGTTGCTCTACCAGGATCTGCACGATCTCACCGGATACGGCATGGCGCTGCCCATGAACTCCGGCGCCGAAGCGGTCGAGACTGCCGTCAAAGCCGCGCGCAAATGGGGCTACACCGTCAAAGGCGTTCCCGACGGTCAGGCCGAAATCATCGTCTGCGCCAACAACTTCCACGGCCGCACCACCACCATCGTGGGTTTCTCCACCGACGAGCAGTACCGCCGCGGCTTTGGCCCCTTCACGCCCGGGTTCAAGGTCATCCCCTTCGGCGACGCCGCTGCTCTTGAAAAAGCCATCACTCCCAACACCTGCGCCTTTCTCGTTGAACCCATTCAGGGAGAAGCCGGCATCCTCATTCCGCCGGACGGTTACCTGCGCGACGCCGCCCGCATCTGCCGCGCCAACCGCGTTCTCCTCATGTGCGACGAAATCCAGTCTGGCCTGGGCCGCACCGGCAAGCTCTTCGCCTGCATGCACGAGCACGTCACGCCCGACGTCCTGATCGTCGGCAAAGCTCTCTCCGGCGGCTTTTATCCCGTTTCCGCCGTCCTGGCCTCCAAGGAAGTCCTGGGTGTCTTCCAGCCGGGCGACCACGGCAGCACCTTCGGGGGCAACCCGCTGGCTTGCGCCATCGCTCGCACTGCCCTGCGCGTGCTGGCCGAAGAAAAGATGGTGCAGCGCTCCGCCGTACTCGGCGCCTACTTCCTCGACCGCCTCAAAACCCTCCGCAGTCCCGACATCGTCGAAGTCCGCGGGCGCGGCCTCTGGATTGGCATCGAGCTGCGCACCCCCGCTCGTCCGTACTGTGAGGCTTTGAAGGACCAGGGGATCCTCTGCAAGGAAACCCATGATCGCGTCATCCGCCTGGCGCCGCCGCTGGTCATCACTCGCGACGAGATCGACTGGGCCTTCGTTCGTATCAAGGGGGTGATCGAGCAGCCCTGAATGTGGGTCCGATGTCGTTCGCACCGGTAGCTCACCCTCATCTCGCGCAGTCGTGCCGAGAAAAGGCGGATTTTCC
Proteins encoded in this window:
- a CDS encoding YifB family Mg chelatase-like AAA ATPase, with the translated sequence MLYKTLSAAVYGIDASIIEVEVDVSGIRCDKDNFMTVGLPDAAVRESRERVRSALRNCGYDIPPTHITVNLAPADIKKEGSGYDLPMALGILGAYGGISRKEVPDYVFVGELSLDGGVRGVRGALPIAVAARAGKIPNLIVPVINAREAAVVSGVNVFPVGSLMDVVQLLNGGNGIAPIKVDADALLSEAQQFTVDFKDVRGQHTAKRALEVACAGGHNILMIGPPGSGKTMLAKRMPTILPPLTFEEALETTKIHSVAGVLDANAGLVGTRPFRAPHHTISDAGLIGGGVVPRPGEVSLAHHGVLFLDELPEFPRNVLEVMRQPLEDGTVCIARASMSLTFPARFMLAAAMNPCPCGYFNDRTRECHCTQPMIQRYVAKISGPLLDRIDIHMDVPAVNYKELRGGASPETSAHIRERVVHARDIQLQRFAAARPRIFCNAQMQTSQIRTHCELSPDCERLLERAINQQGLSARAHDRILKVARTIADLEGAPQLDAKHIAEAIQYRTLDRTFWA
- a CDS encoding FAD-dependent oxidoreductase, which translates into the protein MKTVFVVGAGPAGMFAAQKIALAGHQVVIFNRDIKHGGLAEYGIYVVKDKMKSGLRKQFAKVLSLPNVHYFGHVPVGTKQALTVDDLRAFHPDAIVFSVGAQGTKKLGLPGEDAKGVYSAKDFVYFYNSLPPFASRDFSTGKKVAIVGMGNVMVDIARWVLFDDPNRRTEELTIVARRGPFEAKFDEKEIKYVEHNLDRNELNAEMQRVAERVAAVGQDITKAGDVFSILKKTDVPQTKPVMKFRFLCSPKEIVKGPDGRICKLIVTENLLVKKGEGTAAKATDQTAELDIDTMIFAIGDVHDPNLGLPMGPEGYSTKPVQGDQRSLYQVVDPQTGAEMEAHFVVGWARRASDGLVGIARHDAEVGATHVLNYLASKPDKGAAAIETIESDLRARGILAVNKTELALLVKAEEKEALERGLAHFKYSDDTSMLRAITREKKTNNTPALAGAD
- a CDS encoding cyclic 2,3-diphosphoglycerate synthase; translated protein: MKRVVILGAAGRDFHDFNTLFRNNADYQVVAFTATQIPDIAGRRYPAELAGPLYPDGIPIVEEKEVEALVADHAIDVVVFSYSDIAHTTLMHLASRVLAAGADFWLPGGRHTELQANVPVISICAVRTGCGKSPVARRVLGDLRKLGWNPVVVRHPMPYGDLVRQAVQRFATLDDLQRHQCTIEECEEYEPHIVNGTVVYAGVDYEAILRRAEKEADLVLWDGGNNDTPFFRSDLEIVVTDPHRAGHEMSYFPGEVNLRRADVIIINKVNTAVPQNVDIVRQNIALANPRATVIETACRVSVENHPDVIKGKHVLVVEDGPTLTHGEMPYGAGVVASGQYWAAQRVDPRPYAVGSIRQTFEKFPHLRDLLPAMGYSETQRHELEETINRTPCDLVLLATPVDLRRILHLNKPCVRVGYEVEELTKPNLPDLLADFTTQHQVKREVAHAD
- the argF gene encoding ornithine carbamoyltransferase, whose protein sequence is MNAITTDFLSLRDFSPRQIRELLDLAADIKASPKAYADSLKGKTLAMIFEKPSLRTRVTFDVGIQQLGGFSLYLSPAEINLGKRESVYDVAKNLERMVQGIMIRTFAHEIVKRMAEYAAIPIINGLTDFSHPCQAMADFLTMREVKGRVAGLKVAFIGDGNNVAHSLMFAGAQLGARVWVATPLGYEPSGEAVTWARERGQQTGATITLTNDPLEAATDADVIYTDVWASMGQEAETEQRKRIFLPYQVNTELFAHAKHDATFLHCLPAHRGDEVTDAVIDSPNSVVFQEAENRLHIQKAIMFDLMQGEVVSRPGRAEPEEVLHA
- a CDS encoding four helix bundle protein, with protein sequence MKGHRDLVAWQQGMEFVIEIYRITRGFPKEELYGLTSQLRRAAVSAPSNLAEGYGRKSRKDFQRFIGMALGSLLEVETQLDIANRLGYVSDEVLSDVFRKSRRVAQLLHGLRAWCEAPVGAAAASI
- the rocD gene encoding ornithine--oxo-acid transaminase; the encoded protein is MPTTELTKSQELIEIEERYGAHNYKPLDVVIERGEGVWVYDVEGKKYLDCLASYSAVNQGHCHPRILETLIDQAHKVTLTSRAFRNDQLPLLYQDLHDLTGYGMALPMNSGAEAVETAVKAARKWGYTVKGVPDGQAEIIVCANNFHGRTTTIVGFSTDEQYRRGFGPFTPGFKVIPFGDAAALEKAITPNTCAFLVEPIQGEAGILIPPDGYLRDAARICRANRVLLMCDEIQSGLGRTGKLFACMHEHVTPDVLIVGKALSGGFYPVSAVLASKEVLGVFQPGDHGSTFGGNPLACAIARTALRVLAEEKMVQRSAVLGAYFLDRLKTLRSPDIVEVRGRGLWIGIELRTPARPYCEALKDQGILCKETHDRVIRLAPPLVITRDEIDWAFVRIKGVIEQP